A stretch of Pelecanus crispus isolate bPelCri1 chromosome 3, bPelCri1.pri, whole genome shotgun sequence DNA encodes these proteins:
- the TAGAP gene encoding T-cell activation Rho GTPase-activating protein, giving the protein MKVLSSCNTSKTLNAVNMESVIECQLEADAKKCPPLVPADTEDGLCHSAADGTKKRKKVILQSFTLRRSSTNGNSPGQLDSGAKIALFGQPLAIICGEDDTLPQPVQDLLAILYKKGPSTEGIFRKAANEKARKELKEDLNKGGNVDLKSKSVHLLAVVLKDFLRNIPSKLLSADLYEKWMQALEKPSKQEKIEELKEVSDKLPRPNLVLLKHLLSLLHHISQNAETNRMDSSNLAICIGPNMLSPDMDTLPLEAQKEMNDKVTVLVEFLINNCSEIFGEDIALSVCSSAEESPEHTDSSTEHLCGAQQNDSAYDSPDPEAEGSPHTSQMEQPKGRSTSVSRRYPTCISAISLTNCRNDISVMDRRYSEPDLSFQNCLEGRIRKQKLNKSEDNFQVQQKQLGLEALEKQLAILPSQLSTDSLPKTSSSCSLESSDGSVFTSSPVVSPSSPKKSFLNRPQSFSTKATIDYNTPTREIKKHSMSFSFANRRKTLIKTQSWGPGKNMGFQRDSFTKKEDQFSCRVVQENSLDDDKPLPVAYQQRPRFRSADEVFREVDQRNPGRPPSYEEATKNCLAPEVPSHNLTVQTMRLKVSNQEALPPHPCSSCAQDAVYMAIRDLPSGRVSAVKDSDVETETLSVTVGINSRVSLPVTPGVYRLRAMSESCQKNKLEYVARRCSQPVFEVDQIQYAKESYV; this is encoded by the exons ATGAAAGTGTTAAGCAGCTGTAATACT TCAAAGACACTAAATGCTGTGAACATGGAGAGTGTGATTGAGTGCCAGCTGGAG GCTGATGCCAAGAAATGCCCCCCGCTGGTCCCAGCAGACACTGAAGATGGACTCTGCCACTCAGCTG CAGatggaacaaagaaaagaaagaaggtgaTATTGCAGTCATTTACTCTGAGACGAAGCTCTACCAATGGGAATTCCCCAGGGCAGCTAGACTCGGGTGCCAAGATCGCTCTGTTTGGCCAGCCTCTGGCAATTATCTGTGGGGAAGATGACACATTGCCCCAGCCGGTCCAG gatCTCCTAGCTATATTGTATAAGAAAGGACCTTCCACTGAAGGGATATTCAGAAAAGCTGCCAATGAGAAAGCACGAAAAGAGTTGAAGGAGGACCTAAACAAAGGCGGGAATGttgatttgaaaagcaaatctgtGCACCTGCTGGCAGTGGTCTTGAAG GACTTCCTCCGAAATATTCCCTCCAAACTCCTGTCGGCTGACCTCTATGAGAAGTGGATGCAAGCTCTGGAGAAGCcaagcaagcaggaaaaaattgaAGAATTGAAAGA GGTGTCTGACAAACTGCCTAGACCAAACCTTGTCTTGCTCAAGCACTTGCTGTCTCTGCTCCACCACATCAGCCAGAACGCCGAGACCAACAGGATGGACTCCAGCAATCTGGCCATCTGCATTGGCCCAAATATGCTGAGCCCAGACATGGACACGCTCCCATTGGAAGCGCAGAAGGAGATGAATGACAAG GTGACAGTTTTGGTGGAGTTCCTCATAAACAACTGCTCAGAAATATTTGGGGAGGACATTGCCTTGTCTGTCTGTTCTTCAGCTGAGGAGTCACCAGAGCACACAGACAGCTCCACAG AACATCTATGTGGTGCTCAACAGAATGACTCTGCCTATGACAGCCCAGATCCTGAAGCTGAAGGCAGCCCCCATACCTCTCAGATGGAGCAGCCCAAAGGGAGAAGCACTAGTGTGAGCAGAAGATATCCAACATGCATCTCTGCCATTTCACTGACTAATTGCAGAAATGACATCAGCGTGATGGACAGGAGGTACTCAGAGCCAGACCTGTCCTTCCAGAACTGCCTTGAAGGCAGGATAAGGAAACAGAAGCTAAACAAAAGTGAGGATAATTTTCAAGTTCAGCAGAAACAGCTAGGGTTGGAGGCATTGGAGAAACAGCTTGCAATTTTACCTTCACAATTATCAACTGACTCTCTACCCAAAACATCCTCCAGTTGCTCCCTGGAGAGCTCTGATGGCTCGGTCTTCACCAGCTCCCCAGTAGTTTCGCCCTCTAGTcccaaaaaaagctttttaaataggCCCCAGTCCTTTTCCACCAAGGCCACCATAGACTACAATACGCCTACCAGAGAGATCAAAAAGCATTCCATGTCGTTCTCTTTTGCAAATCGCAGGAAAACACTAATAAAAACCCAGAGTTGGGGGCCTGGAAAAAACATGGGTTTTCAGAGAGACAGtttcacaaagaaagaagatcaGTTCTCCTGCAGAGTTGTCCAGGAGAACAGCCTTGATGATGACAAACCATTGCCTGTGGCATATCAGCAAAGGCCCCGTTTCAGGTCAGCTGATGAAGTGTTCAGAGAAGTGGACCAGAGGAATCCTGGAAGACCACCCTCTTATGAAGAGGCTACCAAAAACTGCCTGGCCCCTGAAGTTCCTTCCCACAATCTCACAGTTCAAACTATGAGATTAAAGGTGTCAAACCAGGAAGCTTTGCCACCTCATCCATGCAGCAGCTGTGCACAGGACGCAGTGTATATGGCTATAAGGGATCTACCCAGTGGCAGAGTTTCTGCAGTGAAGGATTCTGATGTGGAAACTGAAACCCTCAGCGTCACTGTAGGAATAAACTCCCGTGTGAGTTTACCCGTGACCCCGGGAGTCTACCGATTGAGAGCCATGTCTGAGTCCTGTCAAAAGAACAAACTTGAGTATGTGGCTCGGAGGTGCAGCCAGCCAGTTTTTGAGGTAGACCAGATCCAGTATGCTAAGGAGTCCTATGTTTAA